In Aquiflexum balticum DSM 16537, a single genomic region encodes these proteins:
- a CDS encoding antitoxin Xre/MbcA/ParS toxin-binding domain-containing protein, giving the protein MSEKPSIVSEAAVAYYRKTKMSVYDILDVEVNQLNEPLHRVETFRSGLKRKSFESLKEVTGLDNNSLASALAVSAKTLQRKEVFDVVQSEKMYELAELYALGTGYFGRDGFRRWMDRPLFTLGNRKPIELIDVSEGIDLLKTEIMRLQHGIAI; this is encoded by the coding sequence ATGTCAGAAAAACCATCAATTGTAAGTGAGGCTGCAGTGGCTTATTACAGGAAGACCAAAATGTCTGTTTATGACATATTGGATGTAGAAGTGAATCAATTGAATGAACCTCTCCATCGAGTAGAGACATTCCGCAGCGGACTCAAGAGAAAGTCCTTTGAAAGCCTCAAGGAAGTAACAGGGCTTGACAATAATTCCTTGGCTTCTGCTTTGGCTGTTTCTGCCAAAACCCTTCAACGAAAAGAAGTTTTTGATGTGGTACAATCTGAAAAAATGTATGAGCTTGCCGAGCTTTATGCTTTGGGTACCGGCTATTTTGGAAGGGACGGATTTAGGAGATGGATGGATAGACCACTTTTTACTTTGGGAAACCGTAAGCCGATTGAGCTGATTGATGTTTCGGAAGGCATTGATCTTCTCAAGACAGAAATCATGCGTCTGCAGCACGGTATTGCTATCTAA
- a CDS encoding transketolase produces the protein MEKKSIDQLKQICSQVRRDCLRMVHAVQSGHPGAALGLCEYFVALYFNEMEHDSNFNFDGKDEDLFFLSNGHVSALWYSVLARSGYFSTEELATFRKINSRLQGHPATHEGLPGIRIASGSLGQGLSVAIGAAQAKKINGDAKTVYVMMGDGEQQEGQVWEAAMYAAHHKVDNLIAAIDYNGQQIDGPTVKVMDLKNLKAKWEAFGWEVIETKQGNDMDSVLAGLAEANKLKGNGKPVLILLYTEMGYGVDFMVGTHKWHGVAPSDAELENALGQLEETLGDY, from the coding sequence ATGGAGAAAAAATCAATTGATCAACTCAAACAAATCTGTTCACAGGTAAGGAGAGATTGTCTGCGTATGGTTCATGCTGTACAGTCTGGCCACCCTGGGGCTGCATTAGGCCTTTGCGAATATTTTGTTGCGCTTTATTTCAATGAAATGGAGCATGACAGCAATTTTAATTTTGACGGAAAAGATGAAGACCTTTTCTTTCTTTCCAATGGACACGTTTCAGCATTGTGGTACAGTGTGCTTGCCAGAAGTGGTTATTTTTCAACGGAAGAACTGGCTACATTCAGAAAAATCAATTCGAGACTTCAGGGACATCCTGCTACCCATGAAGGGCTTCCAGGAATCAGAATTGCTTCAGGTTCTTTGGGTCAGGGCCTTTCTGTAGCCATAGGAGCTGCTCAAGCCAAAAAAATAAACGGTGATGCTAAAACTGTCTATGTCATGATGGGTGATGGAGAACAACAGGAAGGTCAGGTTTGGGAAGCAGCCATGTATGCTGCCCATCACAAGGTGGATAACTTGATTGCAGCCATTGATTATAATGGACAGCAGATTGATGGTCCTACTGTGAAGGTCATGGATTTAAAAAACCTCAAAGCAAAATGGGAAGCCTTTGGATGGGAAGTGATAGAAACCAAGCAAGGTAATGATATGGATTCTGTCCTGGCAGGTCTGGCTGAGGCCAATAAATTAAAAGGAAATGGAAAACCGGTTTTGATATTGCTTTATACTGAAATGGGATATGGTGTGGATTTTATGGTTGGCACCCACAAATGGCATGGTGTAGCCCCTAGTGATGCTGAACTTGAAAACGCTTTAGGACAATTAGAAGAAACTCTCGGAGACTATTAA
- a CDS encoding RES family NAD+ phosphorylase — translation MKVYRIALTQYCDTSGEGAKRYGGRWNLIGVPALYGGSSVSSSLLERLTIDSELFASERYVLYSIMEFDIPDELVFVPKLSELPKDWNAIPPKSASQEYGTNLLQKGLLCFGVPSVVDQTSLNYVINPLSEKIHIVTFKVYSLKLDERIVR, via the coding sequence ATGAAAGTTTACAGGATTGCACTGACCCAATACTGCGATACAAGTGGGGAAGGGGCTAAGCGATATGGTGGCAGGTGGAATCTGATAGGTGTACCTGCACTTTATGGAGGTTCCTCTGTTTCTTCTTCCTTACTTGAAAGGCTTACAATTGATTCTGAATTATTTGCTTCTGAAAGGTATGTTTTGTATTCCATTATGGAATTTGATATCCCTGACGAATTGGTGTTTGTTCCCAAACTGAGTGAATTGCCAAAAGATTGGAATGCCATTCCTCCGAAGTCAGCGTCACAGGAATATGGGACCAATTTGCTTCAAAAAGGCTTGCTTTGCTTTGGGGTTCCTTCAGTAGTCGATCAGACTTCACTTAATTACGTTATTAATCCCCTTTCTGAAAAAATTCATATTGTGACTTTTAAGGTTTATTCATTAAAGTTGGATGAAAGGATTGTGAGGTAA
- the serA gene encoding phosphoglycerate dehydrogenase, which translates to MPNSKKFIIDFDSTFTQVEALDVLGEISLSNDPDRSRKLQAIKDITDMGMEGSLNFRESLERRLHILEATKPQISELIVELKNKVSKSFQRNKEFFEENADNIIIISNGFKDFITPIVGEYGIKAENVFANEFVYDESGKIVDFNRENILSKNGGKPETIKNLNLEGEIYVIGDGYTDYEIKASGMANKFYAFTENVSRPKVTSKADHIAPSLDEILYVNKMNKKFSYPKSRINVLLLENVHPIGIELMNHEGYNVEVISSALSEDELAEKIKNVSVLGIRSKTNVTKKVLENANRLISIGAFCIGTNQIDLETCTEKGIAVFNAPFSNTRSVVEMAIAEIIFLMRGFHDKSHGMHKGIWDKSASGSFEIRGKKLGIVGYGNIGAQLSVLAENMGLDVYYYDVIEKLALGNATKMDSLDELLAHCDVISLHVDGRKDNKNIIDKSKIAKMKPGSYLVNLSRGHVVNIKALKDALETGHIAGAAIDVFPEEPKNNAEPFVSELIGMKNTILTPHIGGSTLEAQQNIARFVPGKIMEYINTGNTFNSVNFPNIQLPFLKDAHRLIHVHQNEPGVLAKINRILADFEINIVGQYLKTNEKIGYVISDIDKAYSPQLIDEMKAIPGTIRFRVLY; encoded by the coding sequence ATGCCCAATAGCAAGAAATTTATCATTGACTTTGACAGTACATTTACACAAGTAGAAGCTTTAGATGTATTAGGTGAAATCAGCCTGTCCAATGATCCGGACCGTTCAAGAAAATTACAGGCTATCAAAGATATTACCGATATGGGAATGGAAGGAAGTCTTAATTTTAGGGAAAGTTTAGAAAGAAGACTGCATATTTTAGAAGCCACCAAGCCCCAGATCAGTGAATTGATTGTAGAATTGAAAAACAAAGTTTCCAAATCATTTCAGCGAAATAAGGAGTTTTTTGAGGAAAATGCTGACAACATTATCATTATATCCAACGGATTCAAGGATTTTATCACTCCCATTGTGGGCGAATATGGAATCAAGGCTGAAAATGTTTTTGCCAATGAATTTGTGTACGATGAATCCGGAAAAATTGTAGATTTCAACCGGGAAAATATCCTATCAAAAAATGGCGGGAAACCGGAAACCATCAAAAATTTGAATCTGGAAGGTGAAATCTATGTCATCGGAGATGGATATACAGATTATGAGATCAAAGCCTCCGGCATGGCAAATAAGTTTTATGCTTTCACAGAAAACGTAAGTAGACCCAAAGTAACTTCTAAAGCCGACCACATCGCACCAAGTCTTGATGAAATCCTTTATGTCAATAAAATGAACAAGAAATTCTCTTACCCAAAAAGCCGAATAAATGTATTGCTTCTTGAAAATGTTCACCCAATTGGGATAGAACTGATGAACCATGAAGGATACAATGTAGAGGTTATTTCTTCTGCCCTATCTGAAGATGAATTGGCGGAAAAAATCAAAAATGTTTCTGTACTCGGCATTCGATCCAAAACCAATGTCACCAAAAAGGTCTTGGAAAATGCCAATAGATTGATATCTATCGGGGCATTCTGCATCGGAACCAATCAGATTGATCTGGAAACCTGCACTGAGAAAGGTATTGCCGTATTCAACGCACCATTCAGCAATACCCGTTCGGTAGTGGAAATGGCAATAGCAGAAATCATATTTTTGATGAGAGGCTTTCATGACAAAAGCCATGGCATGCATAAGGGGATCTGGGATAAATCTGCCAGTGGTAGTTTTGAAATCAGAGGTAAAAAACTCGGTATCGTAGGTTATGGAAATATCGGTGCCCAACTTTCTGTTCTGGCAGAAAATATGGGGCTTGACGTGTATTACTATGATGTCATTGAAAAATTGGCTTTGGGAAATGCCACCAAAATGGATTCCCTTGATGAATTACTGGCACATTGCGATGTGATTTCATTACATGTGGATGGAAGAAAAGACAATAAAAACATCATTGACAAGTCAAAAATCGCTAAAATGAAACCAGGATCTTACTTGGTGAATTTGAGCAGGGGTCATGTAGTGAATATCAAGGCTTTGAAAGATGCTTTGGAAACCGGACATATTGCAGGTGCAGCAATTGATGTTTTTCCTGAGGAACCAAAAAACAATGCGGAGCCATTTGTTTCAGAATTGATCGGCATGAAAAACACCATCTTGACACCTCACATTGGCGGATCTACATTGGAAGCGCAGCAGAATATCGCAAGGTTTGTCCCCGGAAAAATCATGGAGTATATCAATACAGGCAATACTTTCAACTCTGTAAACTTTCCCAATATCCAACTGCCGTTCCTTAAAGATGCGCACAGGCTGATACACGTCCATCAAAATGAACCTGGAGTCTTGGCAAAAATCAACAGAATTCTAGCAGATTTTGAAATCAACATTGTAGGCCAATACCTCAAAACCAATGAAAAAATAGGCTATGTGATTTCGGATATTGACAAAGCCTATTCTCCACAATTAATCGATGAAATGAAGGCTATTCCAGGGACTATTAGGTTTAGGGTTTTGTATTGA
- a CDS encoding transketolase family protein has translation MEKTLDLKFTYTEKKDTRSGFGDGLLEAGRKNPNVVGLCADLIGSLKMGAFQKEFPDRFFQVGIAEANMIGLAAGMTIGGKIPFTGTFANFSTGRVYDQIRQSVAYSDKNVKICASHAGLTLGEDGATHQILEDVGMMRMLPHMTVINPCDYNQTKAATLALVDHVGPAYLRFGRPSWPIFTPADQKFEIGKAWKMIDGNDVTIFATGHLVWEAVVAEAMLREEGISAEIINIHTIKPLDEAAILKSVAKTGCAVSAEEHQLNGGLGDSIAQVLSRNAPAPLEYIGVNDSFGESGTPTQLLEKYGLNAENIVKAAKKAIKRK, from the coding sequence ATGGAAAAGACATTGGATTTAAAATTTACATATACTGAAAAAAAAGATACCCGTTCAGGTTTTGGAGATGGACTATTGGAGGCTGGAAGGAAAAACCCCAATGTGGTTGGTCTCTGCGCAGACTTGATTGGTTCACTCAAGATGGGTGCTTTTCAGAAAGAATTTCCTGATCGATTTTTCCAGGTAGGTATTGCGGAAGCCAATATGATAGGATTAGCTGCGGGAATGACTATCGGTGGAAAAATTCCATTTACAGGCACCTTTGCTAACTTTTCTACTGGGCGGGTTTATGATCAAATCCGTCAATCAGTGGCCTATTCTGATAAAAATGTTAAAATCTGTGCATCTCACGCTGGTTTGACATTGGGAGAAGATGGAGCAACACATCAGATTCTAGAGGATGTAGGAATGATGAGAATGCTTCCTCACATGACCGTAATCAACCCTTGCGATTACAATCAGACCAAAGCTGCTACCTTGGCTTTGGTAGACCATGTCGGACCTGCCTACTTACGATTTGGCCGACCAAGTTGGCCGATCTTTACACCTGCTGACCAAAAGTTTGAAATAGGCAAAGCCTGGAAAATGATAGATGGGAATGACGTGACGATTTTTGCTACCGGACATTTGGTATGGGAAGCTGTGGTCGCAGAAGCAATGCTGAGAGAAGAAGGGATTTCGGCTGAAATCATCAATATCCACACGATCAAACCTTTGGATGAAGCAGCAATTTTAAAATCTGTAGCTAAAACAGGATGTGCTGTGTCTGCTGAAGAACATCAGCTCAACGGAGGCTTGGGAGACAGTATTGCTCAGGTGCTTTCAAGAAATGCCCCTGCCCCACTGGAATATATCGGTGTGAATGATTCCTTTGGTGAATCCGGAACTCCAACTCAGTTATTGGAAAAATATGGGCTGAATGCAGAAAATATCGTAAAAGCTGCCAAAAAAGCAATTAAGCGTAAGTAG
- a CDS encoding M23 family metallopeptidase has product MKSSNSFYFSFLLISFGFLFHWNSYALKLAQSDSLPATDPIKTADYLFPVKPGQRNLLSGNFSEIRPNHFHSGIDVKIGGVDGEPILSIADGYVYRIKVSSYGYGNVIYIKHHNGQSSVYAHLRNLSPKIMDFMRKEMYFAQKNELEIFPDPEFLPVKRGEIIGNGGNTGSSGGPHLHFEIRDSLDREIDPFIFGFKEVVDKTPPILYKIALKPLDIDSRVNGKFQRQEFSGVMEGGRYILPDLIKISGRVGLEVYAVDKMDGVSNVFGVPIYELIDGEKPLYRINVDHVDFNKGRFLLTHTHQNRFIRLYQYPNNPMQIYEPDSVSAGAVTAKTGERKKLQLNMKDFFGNTRVVTLLVEGEESPIHLGNTINKANQSTSVTYDRNIMLIQTGYSEWGTLAKVFVKSLEMEIPPAYSMDGRRTYLWDMNYGIPDSVDLCTEIIKPEAIFRIPFGEEITFINKDAEIRFSDNTLLDDLYLRLEKRMSNGKTALKINSHNEFLQSNMEVLMRNPGFLGDKKYLHVYQQSENGRKSFVGGEWESDDIRFKTRNFGTFVIDEDRTPPTVVPVRINSSELRFVIKDEKSGIKDFEAFVEGKWVLMRYEHKQNLIWSEKIDKQPFKGDVLLKVRDMAGNEKSYTTTIK; this is encoded by the coding sequence TTGAAGTCAAGTAATTCCTTCTATTTCTCATTCTTGTTGATTTCATTTGGATTTTTATTCCATTGGAATAGCTATGCTTTGAAACTTGCCCAATCGGATTCTTTGCCAGCAACTGATCCAATCAAAACTGCAGATTACCTTTTCCCTGTCAAGCCAGGCCAGCGTAATTTGCTTTCAGGTAACTTCTCTGAAATCCGTCCAAATCATTTCCATTCCGGAATAGATGTCAAGATAGGCGGAGTTGATGGAGAGCCCATTTTGTCCATTGCAGATGGCTATGTGTACCGTATCAAGGTTTCTTCTTACGGATACGGCAATGTGATCTATATCAAACACCATAATGGCCAATCTTCTGTATATGCCCACTTAAGGAATCTATCTCCCAAGATCATGGATTTTATGAGAAAGGAGATGTATTTCGCCCAAAAAAATGAACTGGAAATATTTCCTGATCCGGAATTTCTGCCTGTCAAACGAGGTGAAATCATCGGAAATGGTGGCAATACCGGGAGTTCAGGTGGCCCGCATCTGCACTTTGAAATCAGGGACAGTCTGGACAGGGAGATTGATCCTTTTATTTTCGGTTTCAAGGAAGTCGTGGACAAAACCCCTCCTATTCTTTATAAGATTGCTTTAAAACCACTTGATATTGATTCCCGGGTCAACGGAAAATTCCAAAGACAGGAATTTTCCGGAGTAATGGAAGGCGGAAGATATATCCTGCCAGATTTGATAAAGATATCGGGAAGAGTTGGCCTTGAGGTATATGCAGTGGACAAAATGGATGGGGTAAGCAACGTATTTGGAGTTCCAATCTATGAACTGATAGATGGAGAAAAACCACTCTATCGAATCAATGTGGACCATGTGGACTTCAACAAAGGTAGGTTCCTTTTGACCCATACGCATCAAAACCGATTCATCAGACTGTATCAATACCCCAATAATCCAATGCAGATTTATGAACCTGATTCTGTTTCTGCAGGGGCGGTAACTGCCAAAACTGGTGAAAGAAAAAAGCTTCAGTTAAACATGAAAGATTTTTTTGGAAATACTAGGGTAGTTACTTTGTTGGTCGAGGGTGAAGAATCACCCATTCATCTTGGAAATACCATTAACAAAGCCAATCAGAGCACTTCAGTTACGTATGACAGGAATATCATGTTGATCCAAACAGGCTATTCCGAATGGGGGACATTGGCCAAAGTATTTGTAAAAAGTCTGGAAATGGAAATTCCTCCTGCCTACTCCATGGATGGACGCAGAACTTATTTATGGGATATGAACTATGGAATTCCTGATTCTGTGGATTTGTGTACCGAAATCATCAAACCTGAGGCGATTTTCAGAATACCCTTTGGGGAAGAAATCACATTTATAAATAAAGATGCCGAAATACGCTTTTCAGACAATACGCTTTTGGATGATCTTTATTTAAGATTGGAAAAACGGATGAGCAATGGAAAAACCGCTTTGAAAATCAACTCCCACAACGAATTTCTTCAGTCAAATATGGAAGTGCTGATGCGGAACCCTGGGTTTCTGGGTGACAAGAAGTATTTACATGTCTATCAGCAATCAGAAAATGGCCGAAAATCTTTTGTTGGAGGTGAATGGGAATCTGATGATATCCGGTTCAAAACCAGAAATTTTGGTACTTTTGTGATTGATGAAGACAGGACCCCTCCTACTGTTGTTCCTGTAAGAATAAATTCTTCGGAGTTGCGCTTTGTGATCAAAGATGAAAAATCAGGAATAAAAGATTTTGAGGCATTTGTGGAAGGAAAGTGGGTGCTGATGCGCTATGAGCACAAGCAAAATCTGATCTGGTCAGAAAAAATAGATAAACAACCTTTCAAGGGAGATGTTTTACTTAAAGTAAGGGATATGGCAGGCAATGAAAAGAGCTATACTACCACAATAAAATAA
- a CDS encoding DUF2911 domain-containing protein, whose amino-acid sequence MKSKSILLQLILFSLFFTELAAQQIQMPQASPAASISQKIGLTDVNIEYSRPSTKGRKIFGELVPYGEVWRTGANAATIITFKTKVKIEGNEVPEGSYALYSIPGKTEWTIILSSNTKLWGAVGYDSSDDVLRFKVKPGKTGQKYETMEINFVDITDTGTSVAIKWENTRVKFRIETEVDSIVMQQIKELVIDQEPQNPGLYYQAANYYFTNNKDMPKAYEWITKSVNDDPKYWTMHLKAKIELALGMKKEAIDSATKSMEMAREAKNPDYVGLNERLIKSIK is encoded by the coding sequence ATGAAAAGCAAATCAATATTATTGCAATTGATATTATTCAGCCTATTTTTCACTGAATTGGCTGCCCAACAAATCCAAATGCCACAGGCAAGTCCAGCTGCTTCCATAAGTCAAAAAATTGGACTTACCGATGTAAACATTGAATATAGCCGTCCTAGTACGAAAGGGAGAAAAATATTCGGAGAATTGGTTCCATATGGAGAAGTATGGAGAACCGGGGCAAATGCAGCTACTATTATTACTTTCAAAACCAAAGTAAAAATTGAAGGAAATGAAGTGCCGGAGGGTTCTTACGCCTTGTATTCAATACCGGGCAAAACAGAATGGACTATAATTCTATCATCCAACACCAAGCTTTGGGGAGCTGTGGGCTATGATTCTTCCGATGATGTATTGAGATTTAAGGTCAAGCCTGGAAAAACAGGTCAAAAATATGAAACCATGGAAATCAATTTTGTGGATATTACAGATACAGGAACATCTGTCGCGATCAAATGGGAGAATACCAGGGTTAAATTTAGGATTGAAACAGAAGTGGACAGCATAGTGATGCAACAAATCAAGGAACTTGTAATCGACCAGGAACCTCAAAATCCAGGTTTATATTATCAGGCAGCCAATTACTACTTTACCAATAATAAGGATATGCCAAAAGCTTACGAATGGATAACCAAATCCGTAAATGATGATCCTAAGTATTGGACAATGCATCTGAAAGCTAAAATTGAACTGGCTTTGGGAATGAAGAAAGAAGCGATTGACAGTGCAACAAAATCCATGGAAATGGCAAGAGAAGCAAAGAATCCTGATTATGTGGGACTAAATGAAAGATTGATCAAGTCTATCAAATAA
- a CDS encoding fumarylacetoacetate hydrolase family protein codes for MKIIAIGRNYAEHIEELKNERPSAPVVFLKPDTALLKNNAPFYHPDFSEIIHHEVELVLKISKEGKHIQKKFAHRYFEEIGIGIDFTARDLQDKCKTKGLPWEIAKAFNGSAPIGDFLEVSSFKDLNDINFHLLINGLEKQKGNTAMMLFDFGTIIEYVSKFFTLKKGDLIYTGTPAGVGKVNIGDRLEAFIEDKKLLDFEVK; via the coding sequence ATGAAGATCATTGCAATCGGAAGAAACTACGCAGAACATATTGAAGAACTCAAAAATGAACGGCCCTCAGCCCCTGTTGTTTTCCTAAAACCGGATACAGCGCTTTTAAAAAACAATGCTCCTTTCTATCATCCTGATTTTTCTGAAATCATTCATCATGAAGTAGAATTGGTACTAAAAATATCAAAAGAGGGAAAGCATATCCAAAAAAAATTCGCCCACCGTTATTTCGAAGAAATCGGTATAGGTATTGATTTTACTGCCCGAGATTTACAGGACAAATGCAAAACAAAAGGTCTTCCCTGGGAAATTGCTAAAGCCTTCAACGGTTCAGCACCAATAGGAGATTTTTTAGAGGTTTCCTCATTTAAAGACTTAAATGACATCAATTTCCATTTACTCATCAATGGCCTGGAAAAACAAAAAGGAAATACAGCCATGATGTTGTTTGACTTTGGGACAATCATTGAATATGTATCAAAATTTTTTACTTTAAAAAAAGGAGATCTGATATACACGGGGACGCCTGCCGGTGTTGGGAAAGTTAACATTGGAGATCGGTTGGAAGCATTTATTGAAGATAAAAAGCTGTTGGATTTTGAAGTCAAGTAA
- a CDS encoding chloramphenicol acetyltransferase — MYRILDIEKWSRKDHFLFFSKFEEPFFGVTVRVNCTKAYNSSKSIGSSFFLYYLHASLQAANSIEAFKYRIKNGQVLIYDKINASPTINRDNGTFGFSYMDYLEDFKEFEKSAKIEIEKVRNTTGLDPAGSGDNVIHFSSIPWIDFTSISHARSFSFPDSCPKISFGQVIESEGIKTMPVSIHVHHALMDGIHVGQFIELFQKLLDR, encoded by the coding sequence ATGTATAGGATTCTTGATATTGAAAAGTGGTCCAGAAAAGACCACTTTTTATTTTTCAGTAAATTTGAAGAACCGTTTTTTGGAGTAACAGTTCGCGTTAATTGTACTAAAGCATATAATTCATCCAAATCAATAGGGAGCTCATTTTTCCTATATTACCTCCATGCTTCACTACAAGCAGCTAATTCTATAGAAGCATTTAAGTATAGAATCAAGAATGGCCAAGTACTTATCTATGACAAAATCAATGCATCACCCACCATCAACAGGGATAATGGAACATTCGGCTTTTCTTATATGGATTACCTTGAAGATTTTAAAGAATTCGAAAAATCGGCTAAAATAGAAATAGAAAAGGTAAGGAACACCACAGGACTTGATCCTGCGGGTTCGGGAGATAATGTCATCCATTTCTCTTCCATTCCTTGGATAGACTTCACTTCAATTTCACATGCCAGAAGTTTTTCTTTTCCAGATTCCTGCCCAAAGATTTCATTTGGACAGGTTATAGAATCAGAAGGAATCAAAACCATGCCTGTATCCATCCACGTACACCATGCCCTGATGGATGGGATTCATGTCGGACAGTTTATAGAGTTATTTCAAAAATTATTGGATAGATGA
- a CDS encoding 2-hydroxyacid dehydrogenase codes for MGIAIISPGREVKKWKENFYVLDKSIRVQVYPEISDKEAVEAVLLWQHPKGILNQFPNLKLICSMGAGVDHILSDQSIPSHIPIVRIVDEKLTYSMTNYALMGILNYHRQIFRYQLNQKKKIWDMSNPEIDIHVGVMGVGALGGDLVDKLLYMGIPVSGYGNSPKSGLNFPYYFGDQLNDFLAQVNVIVCMLPLTPQTENILNISLFENCNKGTYLINVARGRHLVEEDLLEALDKGYLSGALLDVYRKEPLPKDHPFWERNEITITPHIASVTNPDAAAPQIIDNYKRLKNSQPLINQINLTLGY; via the coding sequence ATGGGTATTGCAATTATTTCTCCTGGTAGGGAGGTGAAAAAATGGAAAGAAAATTTCTATGTTCTGGACAAGTCCATTAGAGTTCAAGTGTACCCTGAAATATCTGATAAAGAAGCCGTAGAAGCAGTTTTACTATGGCAGCATCCAAAAGGGATTTTAAATCAATTTCCAAATCTTAAGTTGATATGCTCTATGGGAGCTGGTGTGGATCATATACTCAGCGACCAAAGTATACCGTCCCATATTCCCATCGTCAGGATTGTAGATGAAAAGCTTACCTACTCCATGACCAATTATGCTTTAATGGGTATTCTGAATTATCACCGTCAGATTTTTAGGTATCAGCTCAACCAAAAAAAGAAAATATGGGATATGAGTAATCCCGAGATCGACATACATGTAGGAGTAATGGGGGTGGGGGCACTTGGAGGTGATTTGGTAGACAAGCTTCTCTATATGGGTATTCCTGTTTCAGGATATGGGAACAGTCCAAAATCCGGTTTAAATTTTCCCTATTACTTTGGTGATCAGCTCAATGATTTTTTGGCCCAAGTTAATGTGATTGTCTGTATGCTTCCTTTAACTCCCCAAACAGAGAACATCCTGAATATCAGTCTTTTTGAAAATTGCAATAAGGGAACCTATCTTATCAATGTTGCGAGAGGTCGGCATTTGGTAGAAGAAGATTTACTTGAGGCTTTGGATAAAGGATATCTTTCAGGAGCACTTCTTGATGTTTATAGAAAAGAGCCCTTACCAAAAGACCATCCTTTCTGGGAAAGAAATGAAATAACAATTACCCCACATATTGCCAGTGTAACCAATCCTGATGCTGCTGCGCCTCAGATAATTGATAATTACAAAAGATTAAAGAACAGTCAACCATTAATCAACCAAATAAACTTAACTCTTGGATATTAA
- the bcp gene encoding thioredoxin-dependent thiol peroxidase gives MSLEVGKPAPNFEAKDQNGNIIKLADFKGRKVVLYFYPKDNTPGCTAQACNLRDNYDALQKAGYIVLGVSSDSEKSHQKFIEKQNLPFPLIADEDLKVHEAYGTWVEKSMYGRKYMGTARTTFVIDEKGNLSEIIEKVNTKDHTNQILK, from the coding sequence ATGTCATTAGAAGTAGGAAAACCAGCACCAAATTTTGAAGCCAAAGATCAGAATGGAAACATTATCAAATTGGCTGATTTTAAAGGTAGAAAAGTAGTTCTTTATTTTTATCCCAAAGACAATACGCCTGGATGTACCGCGCAGGCCTGTAACCTCAGGGATAATTATGATGCTTTGCAAAAAGCCGGATATATTGTATTGGGAGTGAGTTCTGATTCTGAAAAGTCTCATCAGAAGTTCATTGAAAAACAGAATCTCCCCTTCCCATTGATCGCTGATGAAGATTTAAAAGTCCATGAAGCTTATGGCACCTGGGTAGAAAAATCCATGTATGGAAGAAAATATATGGGTACAGCAAGGACTACTTTCGTCATTGACGAGAAGGGTAATTTATCCGAAATCATAGAAAAAGTAAACACCAAAGATCATACAAATCAAATTTTAAAATAA
- a CDS encoding NUDIX hydrolase, with product MSTIPLGIKTAATICVLKNEDDFLLLKRLKEPNKDLYTPIGGKLDPFETPQAGAIRETLEETGIKVRTMEFCGILTETSPTKYNWISYVYLAEIDKVSPPHCNEGTLEWLSLGQILDIPTPKTDWFIYKFLVNKEKFILDAEYDENLEIKWLVNELTGESLI from the coding sequence ATGAGCACCATACCACTTGGAATAAAAACAGCAGCTACCATCTGTGTGCTGAAAAATGAAGATGACTTTTTGCTCTTGAAGCGTCTTAAGGAACCGAATAAAGACCTTTATACCCCTATTGGCGGTAAATTGGATCCATTTGAAACACCTCAGGCCGGAGCCATCAGAGAGACTTTGGAGGAAACTGGAATCAAGGTCAGGACAATGGAATTTTGCGGAATCCTGACAGAAACATCCCCGACTAAATACAATTGGATTAGTTATGTGTATTTGGCCGAAATCGACAAGGTATCTCCCCCGCATTGTAATGAAGGAACATTGGAATGGCTCTCCCTTGGTCAAATCCTGGATATTCCAACTCCAAAGACAGATTGGTTTATTTATAAATTTCTTGTTAACAAAGAAAAATTTATACTTGACGCCGAATATGATGAAAACCTGGAAATAAAATGGTTGGTCAACGAATTGACCGGAGAAAGTCTGATCTGA